The following coding sequences are from one Kallotenue papyrolyticum window:
- a CDS encoding zinc-dependent alcohol dehydrogenase family protein produces MRAMVMTAFGGPDVFEAREVERPTPGPGQLLVRVIASGTNPVDAKIRQNGTWAGIQPPAILGYDVSGVVEAVGPGVEEFKPGDEVYYTPEIFNNPAGSYAEYNLVAARIVAHKPRTLSHVEAAVPLAGGTAWEAIVRRLQVRPGETILIHGGAGGVGSFAVQFAKAAGARVLATAGTDNQATLRELGVDVPIDYRTQDPYAIALSETDGRGVDAVFDTVGGDLIVRSLTATRPFGRLASILGVQGDLTPAYLRNQTLYGVFLTRERARLEEMRPLLERGQVRPLIDAVLPLAQVAQAHARLDSGHGRGKIVLRVAEE; encoded by the coding sequence ATGCGAGCGATGGTCATGACCGCCTTCGGCGGCCCCGATGTCTTTGAAGCGCGCGAGGTGGAGCGGCCCACACCAGGTCCCGGCCAGCTCCTGGTGCGGGTGATCGCCTCCGGCACCAACCCGGTCGATGCCAAGATCCGGCAGAACGGCACCTGGGCCGGCATCCAACCGCCGGCGATCCTGGGCTACGATGTGTCGGGCGTGGTTGAGGCGGTCGGTCCCGGTGTCGAGGAGTTCAAGCCGGGCGATGAGGTCTACTACACGCCGGAGATCTTCAACAACCCGGCGGGCAGCTATGCCGAGTACAACCTTGTGGCGGCGCGCATCGTTGCGCACAAGCCGCGCACCCTGAGCCATGTCGAAGCCGCCGTGCCGCTGGCGGGCGGGACCGCCTGGGAAGCGATTGTGCGACGCCTCCAGGTGCGGCCAGGCGAAACGATCCTGATCCACGGTGGCGCGGGTGGCGTCGGCTCGTTCGCGGTGCAGTTTGCCAAAGCCGCGGGTGCACGGGTGCTGGCCACCGCCGGAACGGACAACCAGGCAACCCTGCGCGAGCTGGGCGTGGATGTGCCGATCGACTACCGCACGCAGGATCCATACGCCATTGCGCTCAGCGAGACCGACGGGCGCGGCGTGGACGCGGTCTTCGACACGGTCGGCGGCGACCTGATCGTGCGGAGCCTGACGGCTACGCGGCCCTTTGGCCGTCTGGCGAGCATCCTGGGCGTGCAGGGCGACCTGACGCCGGCCTACCTGCGCAACCAGACGCTCTACGGCGTGTTTCTGACGCGCGAGCGGGCGCGCCTGGAGGAAATGCGCCCGCTGCTGGAGCGCGGCCAGGTGCGCCCGTTGATCGACGCGGTGCTGCCGCTGGCGCAGGTCGCCCAAGCGCATGCGCGGCTCGACTCCGGTCATGGCCGCGGCAAGATCGTACTGCGCGTAGCAGAGGAATAG